The Rhizoctonia solani chromosome 4, complete sequence genome contains a region encoding:
- a CDS encoding chromosome segregation protein spc25 yields MATTKGNTRPALVTDLRRLLAQPNPTIPLYFESTLEKMTAFKSAVNAYVASGQAEIARRQDKHKSVLRREHEKVVKMNAEIEQFRVDEMNLMKTLKKEQEEKAEAEAKLAEYNSQLKDVEETRATVDAELEDLRSRTDKLKLEKSQDMAKLEHQVALNEPEARALSDLLKWTVEGVQRDVLRIKFTHIDESDWAREFSFVVDLSEQTYKVTTSSPLLPQMSGLVEWLNETREFYWFVKKVRMAFGQYVQDERRARQTQ; encoded by the exons ATGGCGACGACAAAGGGAAACACACGGCCTGCATTGGTGACGGACCTTCGTAGACTCTTGGCTCAACCGAACCCAACAATCCCACTGTACTTCGAGTCAACTCTGGAGAAAATGACGGCGTTCAAGAGTGCGGTGAATGCATAT GTGGCGAGCGGCCAAGCCGAAATCGCCCGGCGACAAGACAAACACAAGTCGGTGTTGAGAAGAGAGCACGAAAAAGTGGTCAAGATGAATGCGGAGATTGAGCAGTTTAGGGTGGACGAGATGAATTTGATGAAGA CGCTCaagaaggaacaagaagaaaAGGCCGAGGCCGAGGCGAAGCTTGCAGAGTACAACTCTCAGTTGAAAGATGTGGAAGAGACTAGAGCGACTGTGGATGCGGAATTGGAAGATCTGCGGTCTAGGACTGACAAGTTGAAACTTG AGAAATCGCAAGACATGGCTAAACTTGAACATCAAGTTGCCTTGAACGAGCCAGAAGCCCGTGCACTGAGTGATTTACTCAAATGGACGGTCGAAGGTGTACAGC GCGACGTGCTCCGCATCAAGTTTACACACATTGACGAATCCGACTGGGCACGCGAGTTTAGTTTTGTCGTCGATCTGAGCGAACAAACGTATAAAG TGACGACATCTTCGCCGCTTCTTCCGCAAATGTCAGGTCTGGTGGAATGGCTCAACGAGACGCGTGAATTTTACTGGTTTGTGAAAAAG GTACGGATGGCGTTTGGGCAGTATGTGCAGGACGAGCGGCGTGCTCGGCAGACACAGTGA
- a CDS encoding lipoyl(octanoyl) transferase has product MHMVPRSPILTYTFRRPLPYLPTLLAQNKIHAFQLENRRADPDGTPDVMLLLEHRPVYTAGRRQKLEDLEVERDRLQNIGADWVQTDRGGQTTYHGPGQLTVYPLLDIGRNQISIRDYICNLELSLREHLKTHHQLTHYPSEHTGVFLSPDEKIASIGVHVRHRLTTHGIAMNITREPTAWFDQVVACGLDGVRAASIEGATRKQVSVPQEAQKFAEILAKKMRRDLAPLDESHPAVWEIVQDLEQKALASGPWHRKPATSR; this is encoded by the exons ATGCATATGGTTCCTAGGTCTCCCATCCTGACGTATACCTTTCGTCGTCCACTTCCGtacctccccactctcctcgCACAGAACAAAATCCATGCGTTTCAGCTCGAAAATAGGCGCGCGGATCCGGATGGGACGCCCGATGTGATGCTTTTGCTCGAGCACAGACCGGTGTATACCGCTGGACGAAGGCAAAAGTTGGAGGACCTCGAGGTGGAGCGGGATCGATTGCAGAATATCGGTGCCGATTGGGTCCAGACCGATCGAGGTGGACAGACGACGTACCATGGTCCTGGTCAGTTGACGGTATATCCTTTATTAGATATCGGGCGCAACCAG ATATCGATTCGGGATTATATATGTAACCTCGAACTCTCCCTTCGCGAACACCTTAAAACACACCATCAGCTCACACATTATCCAAGCGAACACACTGGCGTGTTCCTCTCCCCCGACGAAAAGATTGCTTCTATTGGCGTACACGTTCGACATCGACTTACAACGCATGGTATAGCCATGAACATCACCAGAGAGCCCACAGCCTGGTTTGATCAAGTTGTGGCATGTGGTTTGGATGGCGTCAGGGCTGCCAGCATAGAGGGAGCCACCCGGAAGCAGGTCTCGGTTCCACAAGAGGCACAGAAGTTTGCAGAAATATTAGCAAAGAAAATGCGGAGAGACCTCGCGCCTTTGGACGAGTCACACCCTGCAGTCTGGGAAATCGTACAAGACTTGGAGCAAAAAGCTCTTGCTTCGGGACCTTGGCATCGCAAGCCGGCCACATCTAGATAG
- a CDS encoding vacuolar protein sorting-associated protein, Vps52/Sac2 family protein codes for MASYFWGPSVFDEAVDKATSELLPSGTDDIALSLEICDQIRSKSVQPRDAMRAIKRRLDHKNPNVQILALGLTDVCIKNGGDHFLEQIASREFMDNMVSILKQPALNYEVKSKMLRLIQNWALAFEAKPSLGYVPEVYRSLKNQGFNFPPPDTTAKAKALLATRTAPEWIDSDVCLRCRTPFTFTNRKHHCRNCGQVFDQQCSSRTAPLPHFGIAQEVRVCDSCWTTLKMDKARAKSPELSRSKSTHSRSNSRKEPRQSHLGGDTADDDLQRAIALSLAEAQANASGYRDKSSYAPAVRSEPPLAEHGEEDADLRAAIEASLRESQAPRASAPAPEEPSAGRPQWAAQPVLPKIPQYDLDPREEDAILSFNQTIEQASSGVPVGPQAADMYERASVLRPKLVRSLEDASRKEYMLTEMHDKLSEAVKLYDRLLTEQVERSTWRYQNSHAQQYGQPQQYGQPPQQYGYGQQQQYGQYAPQQQQQYASQPQEQPASLQQQSYSVPSAPQQYQPAPESYPAVPPAVQTNYPSAPPVTYQAPNQYASAPTSSPPVSRSPELQRHGSMTGQHAPVSIMNPTHPVSMYAPPPPQSPQQQTTTSSSYPPQPYQAVNPASQPYQNVTSPAHLSRANTYQAPVQDSSHQVPSRANTYQAPNPYQVPSQPQSYQGTTPAPLPNLPSVPPMLPSAPQGFPESQYGVEKTEQKEAMLISFD; via the exons ATGGCCTCTTACTTTTGGGGACCTTCGGTGTTCGACGAGGCCGTCG ATAAAGCCACGTCCGAACTACTACCATCTGGCACTGACGACATTGCTCTTAGTCTTGAGATATGCGACCAAATTCGTTCCAAATCTGTCCAACCACGGGATGCCATGCGGGCAATCAAGCGTAGACTGGACCACAAGAATCCCAACGTCCAAATACTCGCATTAGGT TTGACGGACGTGTGCATCAAGAATGGAGGTGACCATTTCCTAGAACAAATTGCGTCGCGGGAATTTATGGACAATATGGTGTCTATTCTCAAGCAACCT GCACTTAATTACGAGGTCAAAAGTAAAATGCTACGGCTTATTCAGAACTGGGCGCTTGCGTTCGAGGCGAAACCCTCTCTCGGGTATGTGCCGGAGGTGTACAGGTCGCTGAAGAACCAAG GCTTCAACTTTCCACCGCCGGACACCACCGCCAAAGCCAAGGCGCTTCTCGCCACTCGTACTGCGCCTGAATGGATTGACTCGGACGTGTGTCTGCGGTGTCGAACGCCGTTTACGTTCACCAATCGCAAGCATCATTGCCGAAACTGCGGACAGGTCTTTGATCAACAATGCTCGTCTCGAACTGCGCCGCTTCCACACTTTGGAATCGCACAGGAAGTACGAGTATGCGATTCTTGCTGGACGACATTGAAGATGGATAAAGCCCGTGCAAAGTCGCCGGAGCTGTCTAGATCTAAATCAACCCACTCGCGCTCCAACTCGCGCAAGGAACCACGGCAGTCTCATCTGGGTGGTGATACAGCAGATGACGATCTGCAGCGTGCTATCGCACTTTCGCTGGCTGAGGCGCAGGCGAACGCTAGTGGATATCGGGACAAGTCCAGTTATGCGCCTGCCGTACGGTCGGAACCTCCATTGGCAGAGCACGGCGAAGAGGATGCTGACTTACGGGCAGCCATCGAGGCCAGTTTACGTGAATCTCAGGCACCTCGTGCCTCAGCTCCAGCACCTGAAGAACCATCAGCGGGGAGACCGCAATGGGCGGCGCAACCTGTATTACCAAAGATACCTCAGTACGATCTTGACCCGAGGGAAGAGGATGCAATTCTATCGTTCAACCAGACGATCGAACAAGCCAGCTCTGGTGTTCCGGTTGGACCCCAGGCGGCTGATATGTACGAGCGCGCGAGTGTTTTGCGGCCCAAGCTCGTTAGGAGTCTGGAAGATGCGAGTAGAAAAGAGT ATATGCTCACCGAAATGCATGACAAGTTGTCCGAAGCCGTTAAGCTTTATGATCGGTTATTAACGGAGCAGGTTGAGCGGTCAACATGGAGGTATCAGAACTCTCATGCACAACAATACGGGCAGCCCCAGCAATATGGCCAGCCACCTCAGCAGTATGGATATGGGCAGCAGCAACAATATGGACAATATGCTccacagcaacagcagcagtaTGCCTctcaaccccaagaacaaccTGCTTCGCTACAACAGCAATCATACTCTGTCCCTTCTGCCCCACAGCAATATCAACCTGCGCCCGAATCTTACCCGGCTGTACCACCTGCTGTTCAAACAAACTATCCATCTGCTCCTCCCGTTACGTACCAAGCTCCTAATCAATACGCCTCCGCCCCCACATCTTCCCCGCCTGTTTCGAGGTCGCCCGAGCTGCAGAGACATGGTTCAATGACTGGGCAGCATGCGCCAGTTAGCATTATGAACCCAACGCACCCGGTTTCGATGTATGCACCTCCACCCCCACAGAGTCCACAACAACAGACGACCACGAGCTCTTCTTACCCACCACAGCCATATCAAGCTGTCAACCCCGCGTCGCAACCATATCAGAACGTCACTTCCCCGGCACATCTTTCCCGAGCGAATACCTATCAAGCACCTGTGCAGGACAGTTCTCACCAGGTACCCTCCAGGGCCAATACGTACCAAGCACCGAATCCATACCAGGTACCCTCTCAGCCACAATCGTATCAGGGTACCACTCCTGCGCCTCTTCCCAATTTACCTAGTGTGCCACCAATGCTTCCGAGTGCACCTCAAGGATTCCCGGAGTCTCAGTATGGTGTGGAGAAGACAGAGCAAAAGGAGGCCATGTTAATTTCTTTTGATTGA
- a CDS encoding Nucleosome assembly protein (NAP) encodes MAEDKQSSVPISGGAASYTAPTPVNTPLNAAPISLGLSRPTVPDISEDEAEQQQGHDLINKLQNLNLRPSGVVEVLPAPVSRRVEGLKGVHAEYCKIEHELKREMLELEKKYLLKFTPIFERRKAILLGASEPTPEEIAAGEAVSEKDDPEAAATAKLEREEAEKNLSEEDKAIKGIPHFWLTVLRNHDGLSDLITEKDEAALEYLTDIRLVYLSEATPGFKLIFDFAPNPYFENETLEKSYHYQDELGDTGDYIYDRAVGSEIKWKEDKDLTKAIEIKKQRNKTTNRTRLIRRSHSVPSFFNFFSPPAQPTPEQIENGEVDEELLEELDEKLELDYQIGEDLKERIIPRAIDYFTGKALEYDIAGIEDDDDYEDMDEDDYEDSFDAGPGASPSRRGKQGNEECKQQ; translated from the exons ATGGCTGAGGACAAGCAATCGTCGGTACCTATCAGTGGTGGAGCGGCCTCTTATACTGCCCCAACGCCGGTTAACACACCTCTTAATGCTGCCCCCATCTCTCTTG GCCTCTCGCGTCCCACTGTTCCCGATATCTCGGAGGACGAAGCCGAGCAACAACAAGGGCATGATCTCATCA ATAAGCTACAAAACTTGAACCTCCGCCCTAGTGGTGTAGTTGAGGTCCTTCCAGCCCCGGTTTCACGGCGTGTAGAGGGATTAAAGGGTGTGCATGCAGAGTACTGCAAGATCGAGCACGAGCTCAAACGCGAGATGCTCGAACTGGAGAAGAAG TACCTTCTCAAATTTACCCCTATTTTCGAGCGCAGGAAAGCGATCTTGCTCGGTGCTTCGGAGCCTACCCCTGAAGAGATCGCAGCTGGCGAGGCTGTGAGCGAAAAGGATGATCCCGAGGCTGCCGCTACTGCTAAGTTGGAACGGGAGGAAGCCGAGAAGAACTTGAGTGAAGAAGACAAGGCTATCAAGG GTATCCCTCACTTCTGGCTTACTGTCCTTCGAAACCATGACGGCCTTTCGGACCTCATCACTGAGAAGGATGAGGCTGCCCTCGAGTATCTCACGGATATCCGGCTTGTGTACCTCTCGGAAGCCACACCTGGATTCAAACTCATCTTCGACTTTGCCCCAAACCCGTACTTTGAAAACGAGACCTTGGAGAAGAGCTACCATTACCAG GACGAATTGGGTGACACGGGTGATTACATTTATGACCGTGCAGTAGGATCGgagatcaaatggaaagaggaCAAAGACCTCACAAAAGCGATCGAAATCAAGAAACAACGAAACAAGA CGACGAACCGCACCCGTCTCATTCGCCGTTCACACTCTGTCCCTTCGTTCTTCAACTTTTTCAGCCCTCCAGCTCAACCCACGCCAGAACAAATTGAGAATGGCGAAGTGGACGAAGAGTTACTGGAGGAGCTCGATGAGAAGCTTGAATTGGATTACCAAATTGGGGAAGACTTGAAAGAACGC ATTATCCCTCGTGCAATCGATTACTTTACGGGCAAAGCCCTCGAGTACGATATTGCCGGTATcgaagatgatgatgactACGAGGACATGGATGAAGATGACTATGAG GACTCGTTCGATGCTGGCCCCGGGGCCTCGCCTTCAAGGAGAGGAAAGCAAGGCAACGAAGAGTGCAAGCAGCAATGA